One part of the Bacteroidia bacterium genome encodes these proteins:
- the asnS gene encoding asparagine--tRNA ligase — protein MKRTEIKDLLSQEAQEQSVLVKGWVRTFRANRFIALNDGSTINNLQVVVDFEQYSEDLLKKINTGACVAVTGKLIESQGSGQAVEVLAESLEVLGEADPAVYPIQPKKHSLEFLREKAHLRMRTNTFAAVFRIRHNLAYAIHKYYHDRGFYYMHTPIITGSDAEGAGEMFRVSTLPLQNPPLTEEGGINWKEDFFGKETNLTVSGQLEAEVGALALGKVYTFGPTFRAENSNTTRHLAEFWMIEPEMAFYDIHDNIALAEDFLQYIIRFALENCKDDLQFLHDKIEKEERNLPADKRRIMSLMDTLDFVVNNEFEKITYTDAINILRNSKPYKKGKFEYPVEWGIDLQSEHERYLVEKKFKKPVVVIDYPKEIKAFYMRANEDGKTVGAMDILFPGIGEVVGGSQREERLDVLLAKMEQMNIPEEELWWYLDLRRFGSAPHSGFGLGFERIIQFVTGMSNIRDVIMFPRAPKSAAF, from the coding sequence ATGAAACGAACAGAAATCAAAGACTTGCTAAGTCAAGAAGCACAAGAACAGAGTGTGCTGGTCAAAGGTTGGGTAAGAACCTTCCGCGCCAATCGTTTTATCGCCCTTAATGATGGATCAACTATAAATAATCTTCAGGTCGTAGTAGATTTTGAGCAATATTCGGAAGATTTGCTAAAAAAAATCAATACAGGTGCTTGTGTTGCAGTTACAGGTAAACTGATCGAATCTCAGGGTTCAGGCCAGGCCGTAGAAGTATTGGCTGAAAGCCTGGAAGTATTGGGAGAAGCTGATCCTGCGGTTTATCCTATCCAACCTAAAAAGCATAGTTTGGAATTTCTTAGGGAAAAGGCGCATCTCCGCATGCGTACCAATACCTTCGCAGCTGTATTCCGCATTCGCCACAACCTGGCCTATGCAATTCATAAATACTATCATGATCGGGGCTTCTATTATATGCATACGCCCATCATTACCGGGAGTGATGCAGAAGGAGCAGGAGAAATGTTCAGGGTAAGTACATTGCCACTACAAAATCCTCCTTTGACAGAAGAGGGAGGAATTAACTGGAAAGAAGACTTCTTTGGAAAGGAAACCAACCTTACCGTATCCGGACAATTGGAAGCTGAGGTAGGTGCATTAGCCCTCGGCAAGGTTTATACTTTTGGTCCTACTTTCCGTGCTGAAAATTCAAACACAACCCGACATCTCGCTGAGTTTTGGATGATAGAGCCAGAGATGGCTTTCTATGATATCCATGACAATATTGCGCTTGCAGAGGACTTTCTGCAGTATATAATTCGCTTTGCTTTAGAAAACTGCAAAGACGACCTCCAATTCCTGCACGACAAGATAGAGAAAGAGGAAAGAAATCTTCCTGCCGATAAACGCAGGATCATGAGCCTGATGGATACCCTCGATTTTGTCGTTAACAACGAATTTGAGAAAATCACCTATACAGATGCCATCAATATTCTCCGCAATTCCAAACCTTATAAAAAAGGCAAGTTTGAATATCCGGTTGAATGGGGCATCGATCTTCAATCTGAGCACGAACGCTACCTTGTAGAGAAGAAATTCAAAAAGCCAGTAGTTGTGATCGATTATCCCAAAGAAATCAAAGCCTTCTATATGCGGGCTAATGAGGATGGGAAAACCGTAGGTGCTATGGATATTCTTTTTCCTGGTATTGGAGAAGTAGTTGGTGGATCTCAGCGTGAAGAAAGATTGGATGTATTACTGGCAAAAATGGAGCAGATGAATATCCCAGAAGAAGAACTCTGGTGGTACCTCGACTTGAGAAGGTTTGGAAGTGCCCCCCATTCAGGCTTTGGATTGGGATTTGAAAGAATCATCCAGTTTGTAACCGGTATGAGCAATATCAGGGACGTCATCATGTTCCCTCGTGCTCCGAAATCAGCCGCTTTTTAG
- a CDS encoding META domain-containing protein encodes MSCSYRLPHFPMLVSISLLAYLIFSCTESDPARSLNGTWQYAFHENVENGEIASEPDYIARPVVITFDDNGKKGDFFGQTVTNAIQGKYRIESDGSISFTEITGGQRGEPDWAAGFWEALNSARNYTMENERLEILYDEGNKKLIFVPEE; translated from the coding sequence ATGTCTTGCTCTTACCGATTACCGCATTTCCCCATGCTGGTCTCGATCAGCCTTCTGGCATACCTGATCTTTTCCTGTACCGAATCTGATCCTGCCAGAAGTCTCAATGGTACCTGGCAATACGCTTTTCATGAAAATGTAGAAAATGGCGAGATCGCCTCAGAACCTGATTACATCGCTCGACCGGTCGTGATCACCTTTGATGACAATGGCAAAAAAGGTGATTTCTTCGGCCAGACAGTAACCAATGCTATTCAGGGAAAATACAGGATTGAAAGTGATGGAAGTATCTCATTTACAGAGATAACCGGAGGCCAAAGAGGTGAGCCTGATTGGGCCGCAGGATTTTGGGAAGCCCTTAATTCGGCAAGAAACTACACTATGGAGAATGAGCGTTTGGAAATCCTTTATGATGAAGGAAACAAGAAACTCATTTTTGTACCTGAAGAATAA